One window of the Sparus aurata chromosome 17, fSpaAur1.1, whole genome shotgun sequence genome contains the following:
- the LOC115568101 gene encoding apoptosis-associated speck-like protein containing a CARD has protein sequence MKGGRERERPGAGLRSKEGGDLTETRRKKRETPLEHFVDKHQCDLIARVCNIGPILDNLFREGVIQQEDYDTIRTIPTTQERMRKLYSGSLKAGGQAAKDVFFRILKKEESYLVADLNRKES, from the exons atgaaaggagggagagagagagagagaccag GCGCTGGTTTGAGGAGTAAAGAGGGAGGTGACCTGACTGAGAccagaaggaagaaaagagagacacCAT TGGAGCACTTTGTGGATAAACACCAGTGTGATCTGATCGCAAGAGTGTGCAATATAGGACCAATCTTGGATAATCTCTTCAGGGAAGGTGTAATCCAACAAGAAGACTATGACACAATCAGGACTATCCCGACCACTcaggagaggatgaggaaaCTCTACAGCGGCTCCCTGAAAGCTGGAGGTCAGGCAGCCAAAGACGTCTTCTTCAGGATCCTTAAAAAGGAGGAGTCATATCTGGTCGCTGATCTCAACAGGAAGGAGTCATAA